From the Sphingobium sp. RAC03 genome, the window GATAGAGGTGATTCTGGGTCATGGGGCAGGGGATAGCCGGTAACGCTGCCCCGCTCCAGTAGCGCGGTGCCCGCTCTATTCGTAGGCGAGCCATTACCTAGCGGCCTTTCTTACTCCTCCCTTTTGACGGAGAGAGCTGCGCAGACTTGGCAGCTTGCTGCCTAGTCGTAGCTGGGCGAGGGGGGCGAACCACCGGGGAGTCGCGCCGCCTCAGCGTCGACGCCCTCATCCAACTGTGCCTCAGTGCCTTCGGCACTAAGGCTGCATATCCTTCTCCCCGGCGGGGAGAAGGGGTGGTAAGAAGATGCTCCTCAAAGGTCGTCACCCCGGACTCTTCGACAGGCTCAGCAACCGTATTGGGTGTCAAGCGAGATTGGCCCATGGTTTATCCTGCTGGACGATGGCGTTTGCGATAATGAGGAGTTTTCGCATGGCGGCGGTGATGGCGACTTTGGGCGCTTTGCCTCCCGCGCGGAGGTGCTGGTAGAAGTCGCGGATGGTTGGATTGAAGCGGATGGCGGGTAATGTTGCCATGTAGAGCGCGCATCTGACCGAGAGTCGGCCGCCGGTAATATGCGCCTGACCGCGCCACTGGCCGCTGTCACGGTTCATGGGAGCGATGCCGGCAAGGGCTGCGATCTGCTTTTTGTCAGCGATACCAAGTTCGGGGAGTTCGGCGATCAGCACTGCCGCTGTCGTGGCGCCGATGCCTGGAATAGACTCCAGCAGCATAGCTTTGCGCGCGAGCGTGGCATCAGCCTCGATTTCAGCCGTTATGCGCGCATCGCACTGGCCGATTTGTCCTTGCAGGAAGGCAATGTGCTCGCGGATCGAAGCCAGCGTTTCGGCGTCATCGAGGCCGGACAGACGCTGCTTTTCGGTAACCAGCATACCGACCAGTTGCCGCCTTCTGCGCACTTGCTCGGCAAGGCGAGCCTGATTTTCAGGTGTTGGCGGTGTTCTGGCGGGCTGCATGGCGTCAGCGAAGCGTAGGATGATGCCAGCGTCAAGCGCATCGGTTTTGGCGAGTTGACCGCTCGCTCTAGCAAAATCCCGCACTTGCCTGGGATTGACGATGCTCATGGCGATCCCCGCCGCTCCCATCTGGCGAGCGAGCAACCGGCCATAGCGGCCCGTTGCCTCGCAGACGATATGGGGATGTTCAAGGGTCGCGAGCCGCCTTCTTAAAGCCGCGATCCCCGCCACCGAATTGGTACGGCGCCAAACCCCGTTAGCCCCCGGTAAGGCAATATCGAGTGCCGCCTTAGATACATCGACGGCAACATATTGGTTCGACATCATGTTTCTCCACCTTGCATACGAGCTCAAGGCTCAGGCAACCGTTCGAGACGATCATGGATGGAGCGGACGGCTTTGCTGAGGATCGCGAGCTTTATGCCCAAGGACAGGCACAGCCTATCCGCTCCGACCTGTCCGGGGTCATGACCCCAGACAGGTCGGCACCAATTCAACCAAGGCTGAAATAAATGCCAACCCCAATATGCAAGGACAGGCATTGAGCGAAGTCGGAGTCCCAGACGACCGAAGGGCAAATGGCATATCGAAGGATATAAGCGCAGCCGACCCTTCGATACGGGTCTTCGACAAGCTCAGCCCTACTCAGGGCGAACGGAGTGATGCGACTTAAAGTCATCTTGCTCTAAAAACGCAACCTGCGCCGGAGCATCCCGCCCCGGCGCAGGCCATCCAGCCTAGAAGCGATAGCCGACCGTCGCGCCATAGGTGCGCGGCGGCAGGTAGGTCACACCGATGATGCGGCCAGTCGAGATGGCAAAGGTGCTGCTTTCGCGCAGCGTATCGCCGATATTCTTGACCCACAAAGACGCCGTCACCGTATCGGTCTTGTCCACCCAGCGCAGCGACGCATCGAACATCGTGTAAGCGCGCGTGCCTTCCACTAGCCGCTTGAACTCGGTGAAATAGATGTTGCTGCGCCCGGTCATGTCGCCGCTGACCGTGAAGGTGCCCGCCTCCTGCATGATCGGCAGGTCGACTTCGATCCCGGCGCTATAGGACCAGGTCGGCGAATTGCGCGTCGGGTTGCCCGCCAATTGGATGTTGCACGGCGCATTGGCATTGAGCGCATCGGCCCCGCATGGCGCGCCAAAGGCGGTGGGATCGGGGTTGGTGACGGGGTTGTAAGCGGGCTGCCCCGCCTGCGCTACGTTCACCGGATCGAGCGGATCGACCGTGATGAAATCATCATAGGTGCTGTCGGTATAGGAAACCGACCCGCGCACCCGCACGCCATCGACCGGGCGGGCCAACAGATCGGCTTCGACGCCGGTCGCCGACGTCTTGGCCGCATTTTCGAAGATGGTGGTAAAGCCCGCCGGGCCACCGCCGATCGTCTTGTTGATCTGCAGATCGTCCAGCTTGTAATGATAGGCGGCCAGATTGACTTGCAGGCGACGGTCGAGCAGTTCCGCCTTCACGCCCAGTTCGTGGTTCTTCATCTTTTCCGGCCGCACGATCGTCGTGCTGCCCGCCGCATTCTCACCCGACCCCGCCTTGAAGCCTTCGGAATAGGTGTAATAGAGCAGCAGATCGCTGTTGGGCTGCCATTGCAGGCCGATTTCCGGGGTGAAATCCTTGAACGTGCGTTCGCGATAGGTGCCCTCGATGGTCGTCTTGCGCACCTGCGCGACGGCGGGGTTGCCGTTGGCGGTCAGGATGATCGACGGGTTGGAACTGTCCACCTTTTCATGGCTGTAGCGCCCACCCAGTTTCAGCGACACGCCATTGAGGCCGAAGGCTGCGCCAAGGTCGAAGTTCAACTGCCCGAACGCCGCATAGGCGCGGGTGCCAAGGCTGGATTTGAGGCACACGCGGTTGGGCGAGGTGCCCGCCGGGAAATTGCACATCGCCAGCGCTTCGGCCAGCGTCACCGATCCGACCGGGGCTGCGACATTGTCGACGAAGGTCGGCCGCGTCGCCAGCACGGTGATGTTGGACGCCAGATCGTTGGTGGAACTCAACCCCACCTGATCACGTGGCCGCTGGCGCTCGTGAAAATAATAGAGGCCGACGACACCCTTCACGATGTCGCTGTCATATTTGAACTGCAACTCGTTGCTGAACTGGTGCGCGTCGATCGTGCGCGTCTGGATCGATGTGGAGTTGGGCAGGGTAGCGACCAGCGCCGACCCGTCCAGATCCTGGATCAGCTGCGTCTTGAAATCGCGATAATTGGTGATGTTGCCGATGCTGAACGCATCGCTCAGCTCGATATTGAGCGTGCCGGTGACCGAATAGCTTTTGGTATCGACCGAGGGCGGCTCGTCGCTGCCCAAATCGCGCGGGTTGGTCGCGAAACCGCCGGTGCCGGTGGGCGCGAGGCGCGGCACGCCGGGGAAGGCGGGGCCGCGATAATGGACCGCGCCGCTATTGTCGTTCTGGCGGAAATATTCGCCCGAAATCAGATAGTCGATCTTGTCCGACGCGATCAGGTGGATCTGGCCGCGCACCATGTAGCGATTAAGGTCATCGACATCGGCACCGCCCTTGAACGGGTTGCCGCCATAGCCGTCGCGCGCCTCGACCTTGCCCGCCAAACGAAAACGGATCGCATCGATGATCGGCCCGCCGATCGCCGCTTCGCCGGTCATCGCATTATAATTGCCATAGCCGAGCCGCGCATAGCCGCTGAATTCGGCGGTCGGCTTGGCGGTGATCAGGTTGATCGACCCGCCGACCGCGTTACGGCCATAAAGGCTGCCCTGCGGCCCGCGCAGCACTTCGACCCGCTCCAGGTCGAACAGCGACGTCAGCTGCGCTTCGGCGCGCGCGACATAGGCGCCATCGACATGCAGCGCGACGCCGGTGCTGGACCCGGTGGTGGAGGTATTGGCGCCCACGCCGCGAATGA encodes:
- a CDS encoding TonB-dependent receptor — its product is MIASSNSRAICALFASVSSLGLAPMAQAQTDGMDIIVTAQKRSQSLQDVSVAVSAVSGDALTNAGVSNLQDIQQLVPSVTFGNDFNQAKVFIRGVGANTSTTGSSTGVALHVDGAYVARAEAQLTSLFDLERVEVLRGPQGSLYGRNAVGGSINLITAKPTAEFSGYARLGYGNYNAMTGEAAIGGPIIDAIRFRLAGKVEARDGYGGNPFKGGADVDDLNRYMVRGQIHLIASDKIDYLISGEYFRQNDNSGAVHYRGPAFPGVPRLAPTGTGGFATNPRDLGSDEPPSVDTKSYSVTGTLNIELSDAFSIGNITNYRDFKTQLIQDLDGSALVATLPNSTSIQTRTIDAHQFSNELQFKYDSDIVKGVVGLYYFHERQRPRDQVGLSSTNDLASNITVLATRPTFVDNVAAPVGSVTLAEALAMCNFPAGTSPNRVCLKSSLGTRAYAAFGQLNFDLGAAFGLNGVSLKLGGRYSHEKVDSSNPSIILTANGNPAVAQVRKTTIEGTYRERTFKDFTPEIGLQWQPNSDLLLYYTYSEGFKAGSGENAAGSTTIVRPEKMKNHELGVKAELLDRRLQVNLAAYHYKLDDLQINKTIGGGPAGFTTIFENAAKTSATGVEADLLARPVDGVRVRGSVSYTDSTYDDFITVDPLDPVNVAQAGQPAYNPVTNPDPTAFGAPCGADALNANAPCNIQLAGNPTRNSPTWSYSAGIEVDLPIMQEAGTFTVSGDMTGRSNIYFTEFKRLVEGTRAYTMFDASLRWVDKTDTVTASLWVKNIGDTLRESSTFAISTGRIIGVTYLPPRTYGATVGYRF
- a CDS encoding IS110 family transposase, which produces MMSNQYVAVDVSKAALDIALPGANGVWRRTNSVAGIAALRRRLATLEHPHIVCEATGRYGRLLARQMGAAGIAMSIVNPRQVRDFARASGQLAKTDALDAGIILRFADAMQPARTPPTPENQARLAEQVRRRRQLVGMLVTEKQRLSGLDDAETLASIREHIAFLQGQIGQCDARITAEIEADATLARKAMLLESIPGIGATTAAVLIAELPELGIADKKQIAALAGIAPMNRDSGQWRGQAHITGGRLSVRCALYMATLPAIRFNPTIRDFYQHLRAGGKAPKVAITAAMRKLLIIANAIVQQDKPWANLA